The following proteins are encoded in a genomic region of Gimesia algae:
- a CDS encoding AAA family ATPase gives MTSPSTTNKNHSDTKNQIKHLTEEIEAHSEPFRRIVGQVNHVLVGQEKLVHRMLIGLLTRGHLLIEGVPGLAKTTAVASLAKAINTGFQRLQFTPDLLPADLIGTQVYRPQDQSFVVQKGPIFSNLILADEINRAPAKVQSALLEAMQERQVTIGGETFPLEEPFLIMATQNPVEQEGTYPLPEAQSDRFMLKVVVDYPNRDEELQILRRMSKTATNVEIESVTSPAEIMHARKLIDEIYVDSKVEHYIVDLVMATRKPEAYGLNLDGLIQFGGSPRATINLALAAKANAFLAGRGYVKPEDVKEIALDVLRHRVMITYEAEAEDRTSESIVNEILAHVPTP, from the coding sequence ATGACGAGTCCATCAACAACGAACAAGAATCATTCTGATACTAAAAATCAGATCAAGCATCTGACTGAGGAAATCGAAGCTCACAGCGAACCGTTTCGACGGATTGTGGGACAAGTCAATCACGTGCTTGTGGGCCAGGAGAAGTTAGTGCACCGCATGCTGATCGGTTTATTGACACGCGGTCATCTCTTGATTGAAGGAGTCCCGGGACTCGCCAAAACCACCGCGGTGGCAAGCTTGGCGAAAGCGATTAATACCGGTTTTCAACGTCTACAGTTTACTCCGGATTTACTGCCAGCCGACCTCATTGGCACACAAGTATACCGTCCACAGGATCAATCGTTTGTGGTTCAGAAGGGGCCGATCTTTTCAAACTTGATCCTCGCGGATGAAATCAACCGTGCCCCGGCCAAAGTACAGAGTGCATTGCTGGAAGCGATGCAGGAGCGACAGGTCACCATTGGTGGAGAAACATTTCCACTCGAAGAGCCGTTTCTGATTATGGCGACTCAGAATCCCGTCGAACAGGAAGGGACATATCCCTTGCCGGAAGCGCAAAGCGATCGCTTCATGTTGAAGGTGGTAGTCGACTATCCGAATCGGGATGAAGAGTTACAGATTTTGCGCCGCATGAGTAAAACCGCGACGAACGTCGAGATCGAGTCGGTCACCTCACCTGCCGAGATCATGCATGCTCGCAAATTGATTGATGAGATCTATGTGGACTCGAAAGTAGAACACTACATCGTCGACCTTGTCATGGCAACACGCAAGCCGGAAGCCTATGGGTTAAACCTGGATGGCTTGATTCAGTTCGGTGGTTCTCCCCGAGCAACAATCAACCTGGCTTTGGCAGCGAAGGCGAATGCCTTCCTGGCTGGGCGCGGATATGTGAAACCGGAAGATGTCAAAGAGATCGCTCTTGATGTATTACGCCATCGCGTGATGATCACTTATGAAGCAGAAGCGGAAGACCGTACCAGCGAATCGATCGTCAATGAGATCCTCGCACACGTCCCCACTCCCTAG